Within the Acidimicrobiales bacterium genome, the region GAACGCGTCGCGGATGGCGCGCTCGAACCGGGCGGGGTCGGCGCTCGCCGTCGAAGCGGACAGCAGCTCGTCGACGAGCGCCTCCACCAGCGGGGCCGGGCCGACCGGCGGAGGCGGCGCGGCGTCGACCGCTGGTGCCTCGGGCCGCACCTCGGGGGCGTCGATCGCAGGACGGTCACGCTCGGGGGCCGCGCCGGGCACGTACACCTCGAGGTCGGCGAGGAGGGCAGCTCCCCGATCGGTCAGGTGCAGCCGCTGCTCCTCGTCGGCCACGACGAGGCCGGCCGACTGCAGCCACCCCCTCCGGCGGGCGATCTGCGCCTTCGTCGACCACCCCATCCCGTACCGCTCGTTCGCGACGGCGAGCATCGCCGAGGTGGTGCGCGGCACGGAGAGCTCGGCGAGCATCTCGCCGACGAAGCGGACCCGGCTGTGCAGCAGGGCGATGACCAGCCGATCGTCGCCGCTCTGCCGCCAGTCCTCGGCCCACGCCGTGAGGACGGCGACGCCGGCGTCGTCGGCGACGAGCCCGACCTTGCGGAGGAAGGACGCGACGAGCCCGCCGCGCCTCGGCGTGACGTCGAACAGGCGCTCGATCAGCGTAGGGAGCTCGGCGACGCCGGGACGTTGGGCAGCCAGCGCCTGGAACAGCGTTCGCAGCGCGGTCAGGTAGCCGTCGTAGCCCCCCGGCATGGGGTTGATGCTCTTCGCCCGCTGCGCCCAGGAGAACGCCTGAGGGAGCGGCGACCGTCCGAACGCGATCACTCGCGGTGGTTCGGGGAGGAGCGGCCTGAGCTGCTCCCACTGCGCGGCGTCGAGCCGGAACACCGTGCCCATCGGCCCGGTCACGATGGGGTGCTCCGCCATCGTCGAGAGCGAGGACACCGTCGCCTTGGCGACGAACGGGACCGACGCAACCCTCACCAGCGCTCGTGTCTCGGACCCGTCGTCCTCGTCGCCGAGCATGAACCGCCGCTCGTCGGGACCGACTGCCCGCTGCTGGGGCTCGGACTGGAACCGCCCGACGCCGACGATCCCGGCGTCGTTGCCGGACCGCCAGAGGACGGCGACGTCGCCCGCCGAG harbors:
- a CDS encoding EVE domain-containing protein, which gives rise to MSGAWVLQANPKLYDIDAALRALDAIWWRVPQYTGEISAGDVAVLWRSGNDAGIVGVGRFQSEPQQRAVGPDERRFMLGDEDDGSETRALVRVASVPFVAKATVSSLSTMAEHPIVTGPMGTVFRLDAAQWEQLRPLLPEPPRVIAFGRSPLPQAFSWAQRAKSINPMPGGYDGYLTALRTLFQALAAQRPGVAELPTLIERLFDVTPRRGGLVASFLRKVGLVADDAGVAVLTAWAEDWRQSGDDRLVIALLHSRVRFVGEMLAELSVPRTTSAMLAVANERYGMGWSTKAQIARRRGWLQSAGLVVADEEQRLHLTDRGAALLADLEVYVPGAAPERDRPAIDAPEVRPEAPAVDAAPPPPVGPAPLVEALVDELLSASTASADPARFERAIRDAFAFLGFRAEWLGGAGRTDVLLDAPLGKGYAYRVIVDAKSSGTAGVTDQQIDWVTFTEHKAKHSADHVAVVAANPTGSRLFGRATSFGVAVISAEQLGDLCRQHARAPLGLSTYRKLFSSGGAVGVESVAEEAEEWFRVASLARSVIAAMSEHSSRYGRLFARDLRLILDRAGPGDDADEAEIQQVLDTLASPLVGVVEGDGAAGYLLAMQPAVVVERVTALAALLGGPASDADDAG